In Pseudomonas abieticivorans, the genomic window ACCCTCTCAGGCTTTGCCTGGCTGCTGGGCCTGCGCCTGGTATGGGGTTTGTGTTTCGCCGCGCTGAACCTCTCGACCCAGGTGATGGCCACCGCCGAGCCCAGCGGTGCTGCCAGGCGTTCAGGACCGGGCGCGGGCCATCGCCGCAATCGGGCCCATGCTGGCCCTGCCGCTGGGTGCCGCGCTGACCCACTGGTGGGGGCCGCGGGTGATCTTCGTGATACTGAGCGTGTGTTGTTTGCTGGGGCTGTGGTTCGCCCGTCAGTTGCCGGCCACCGGGCATGCCTTCAACGCTGCCGGCAAGCGTTTCAAGTGGCCGGACAGCGTGGCGGTGTGGTCGTTTGTCGAGGGCGTGGCGCTGGACGGGCTGTTCATTTTCGGCTTGTCGCTGCAAGCACAGAAGATGCTGGGCGCCGACGCCGTGCTGGTGGCAGGTGCGCTGATGGGCCTGCGCTACCTATCGGAAATGGTCTTGAGCCCCTTGGGCGGGCGGGCCGCACAACAGTTTGGTGCAACGCCCATGCTGCTGCTGTTCTCCATCGCCAGCGCCTTGGCCCTGACCGTGTTTGGCAGCCACTGGGTGATCGTCGGCGGCGCGGCGGTACTGGTGCTGCGTGCCCTGCAACTGCCCTTGGTGACCACCCTGGTGGCCGAACGCAACCCAGGGCCCAATCGCGTACAGGCACTGGCCTCCAACGCCGTATGGCGTGACGTGGGCGCAGGCCTGGGCCCGTTGCTGGCCGGTGTACTGTTGCCCGTTGCCTCGGCGCCTTGGGTGTTTGGCCTGGCGGGGCTGGCGATCGCCCTGAGTGCGGTGGCCTGCTGGCGGTACCAGCCGTGACCCTAGAAGTGCTGCTCAAACGTGGCCTGTTGGTGATGGTCACCGCCGCCATTACCCTGCTGGCCTGGCGCGCCTACGACAGTGAAAAAGGCCCGCCGTTGGCCAGTTGGCACACCTTCGTGCCCGATGAAATGAGCGTGACGCAGCTGAACCGGGCCAACTGGGCCGGCTGGCTTGCGGCCGAAGCCAACGCCTTCGATCAAGTGCGCGAACACGTCAGCGCCGATTTGCCCGAGCACACCCCGCGCATCAACCGTTACCGCAGCGACAGCCCTGTGTACCCGGCGCACTTCACGCAGGACTGGAACCGCTCCTATGAGCTGTTTCCCGATGGACCGCCCAAAGGCGTGGTGGTGCTGTTGCACGGCCTCACCGATTCGCCTTACAGCCTGCGACACATTGCCCAGCGCTACCGAGACTTGGGCTACCTGGCAGTGGGCCTGCGCCTGCCGGGGCATGGCACGGTGCCGGGGGCCCTGACTCGTGTGCAATGGCAGGACTGGCTGGCCGCCACCCGTCTGGCCGTGCGCGAAGCCCGCCTGCGTGTGCCGGCACCGGCGCCGCTGCACATCGTCGGGTTTTCCACCGGCGGGGCGCTGGCCGTCAAGTACGCCCTGGACAGCCTGGCAGACCCAAGCCTGGCCCGCGCCGATCAACTGGTTTTGCTGTCCCCCATGATTGGCGTGGCCGGGTCTGCCCGCTTTGCCGGCATTGCCGGTTGGCCGGCCATTCTCCCCGCCTTTGCCAAGGCCGCCTGGCTGAGCCGGCTGCCGGAGTTCAACCCGTTCAAGTACAACTCCTTTCCCGTGAACGCTGCACGGCAATCCTGGTTGCTGACCGATGTGCTGCAACGTCAACTGTCGGCCAAGGGCGCCCGGGGCTTGCCACCGATCCTGGCTTTTCAGTCGTTGGCCGATTACACCGTGAGCACGCCTGCGGTCATCAATAACCTGTTCAATCGCCTGCCCGCCAACGGCAGCGAACTGGTGCTGTACGACCTCAACCGCGCCGACGACTACGAAGGCCTGCTGGATGAAGACGGGGCGCTGTCAATCGAGCACCTGCTGCCGGCTACACCGCGCAATTACCGCACGACGGTGATCAGCAACGCATCGACGCACGACTCAACCATGAACATCAAAGACACCCCGGCGCAGAGCACGCACGAGCTCACCCAGCCGCTGGGCCTGGCCTACCCCGCGGATATTTTTTCACTGTCGCACATCGCCTTGCCGTTCCCCGTCACCGACGGTTTGTATGGGCAACAGCCGAGCCCCGCCGAGCACTTCGGCGTGCACCTGGGCACCCTGGCAGCACGAGGCGAGCGCGGCGTGCTGGTAGTGCCGCTGGACGCCTTGATGCGCTTGACCGCCAACCCGTTTTACCCCTACCAACTGCACCGCATCGAAGCGCATCTGCCCACGCCCTGACTTGTATCAATACGATTAGCGGCTACTTTCCTTAAAGTCGATTGAGTTGATCAAAAGGAAGTTCGCATGACCACGACAGCGGAGCAAAAACTTAGCCTGGGCGCCCTCACCGCCGTGGTGGTGGGCTCGATGATCGGTGGCGGGATCTTCTCGCTGCCGCAAAACGTCGCCAAAAGCGCCAGCCCCGGCGCGGCACTGATCGGCTGGGCCATCAGTGCGGTGGGCATGCTGATGCTGGCCTTCGTCTTCCAAAGCCTGGCCAACCGCAAGCCGCACCTCGATGCCGGGGTGTACGCCTATGCCAAGGCGGGGTTCGGTGACTACATCGGTTTCAACTCGGCCTGGGGTTACTGGCTGAGTTCCATGCTGGGCAATGTCAGTTACTTCGTGCTGATTTTCAGCGCCCTGGGCTACTTTTTTCCGGTGTTCGGCGAGGGCAACACCGTCACCGCCATCGCCTGCGCGTCGCTGCTGGTGTGGACCTTGCACGTTTTGATCCTGCGCGGCATCAAGCAGGCGGCCTTCATCAACCAACTGACCACCGTGGCGAAGATCGTCCCGCTGGTGCTGTTCATTATCATCGCGGCCATGGCCTTCAGCCTGGACATTTTCACCGAAGACTTCTGGGGCACGCTGCACCCCGAGTTTGGCAGCGTGATGAGCCAGGTGCGCAACATGATGCTGATCACCGTTTGGGTGTTCATCGGCATTGAGGGCGCCAACCTCTATTCCAGCCGCGCAAGCAAGCGCAGCGACGTCGGCAAGGCCACAGTGCTGGGGTTTCTGGGCGTGCTGTTACTGCTGGTGATGGTCAATGTGTTGAGCATGGGCATCATGCGCCAGGCGCAACTGGCCGGCCTGCCCAACCCCTCGATGGCCTACGTGCTGGAAGAGGTGGTGGGCCATTGGGGCGCGGTATTGATCATCGCAGGCCTGATCGTGTCGCTGTTCGGGGCGCTGCTGGTGTGGGTACTGCTCAGCGCAGAAATCATGTACGCCGCGGCGCACGACCAGACCATGCCGCGCTTCTTGGCCAAGGAAAACGCCAAGGGCGTACCGGTCAACGCGCTGTGGCTGAGCAATGGCACCGTGCAGGTGTTCCTGATCATCACCCTGTTTGCGGCCAGCACCTACACGAGCCTGGTGTACCTGGCCGCCTCGATGTCGCTGCTGCCCTACCTGTTTTCAGCAGGCTACGCGGTGTTGCTGGCCGCGCGCGGGGAAAGCTACGAACAGCTGTGGGATCAGCGCCGCAAGGACCTGGTGATTGGCCTGCTGGCGCTGATCTACAGCGTGTGGCTGGTGTACGCCGGCGGCATGGTGCACCTGTTGCTCTCGGCGCTGCTGTACACGCCCGGCGTGGTGCTGTTCATCAAGGCGCGCAGGGAACAGGGTAAACACGTGTTCACCAGCGCCGAGAAGGTCGTGTTCGCCGTGCTGCTGGTGGCCACGATCGCCGCGGCCTATGGGTTGTATGCGGGGTATTTGCATCTATAACCTCGCACAACCGCACTGGCCAGGCCTGCCTTAGCCGCCGTCGGTGTCGATGTCGGCATCGGTCTCCTCGCCCGGCTTGGCACCGGTGGGCTTGGGCTTGAAATCCGGACTGTAGTCGTTGTCCTTGGCCGTTTGATCGGTTTTCGGGGATTCTACCGGCGGTGCGCCGTCCGCCGGCACCGGATCGATGGCCGGGTCGTTGCGCCCGCTGACCTGGCTCTGGTCGCCTTGTTGCTGCTTGGCTTCGTTGCTCATTGATCACCTCGCTTGAGCCCGGAAAATGGCGGGCCTGATAGTTGGAGGTCTTCCGGGGGGCAGGGTTCTATTTATTTAATTGCCTAACCGTGACCGACCAGGCGTTTCGATCAGCCTCTCACCGCCCGCGATCGCCGAACTTTGTCGCATCAAGCGCCTCGAATTAAGACAGAACAAAAAACTTTTTCGAGGAACCCATCATGCGCCGCTCCTATCTGGCCTTTGCACTCTCGCTGCTGCTTGCCCCGCCCGCCTTCGCTGACAACGGCAGTGCTGCCGTCGGCGGTGGCGTGGGCGGTGTCCTGGGTAATGTCGTCGGTGGCCAGCTCGGTGGCAGCACCGGTGCAGCGGTGGGGGCCGGCGTCGGCGGTGCGGCGGGCGGCGCGGTGGGTGCCAAGAAGGGTAACCGCACCTCGGCTGCCGTCGGCGGCGGATTGGGCGCGGCCGGGGGCTCGGTGCTGGGCAATTCCCTGGGCGGCGCCACGGGCTCGGCCATTGGTGCCGGCGTGGGCGGTGCCGGTGGCGGCGCGGTGGGCAACAGTTTGTCCAACGGCGACAAACACAGTGGCGGCCACAACCGCCACCACAACCGCAAGCAGCACCGCGATTGATTGATGAAACCTGCCTGCCGGCCTTGCCCAACAAGGTTGGCATCAGGCACGCTCACACGCTTAACTTGGTGCAGGACGCCGTCGCCCTTGAGCCGTACATTTCGCTCCCTCAATAATTACAACTACAAGCTATGGGCCATTGGCGCGTTGGTGTCCAACATTGGTACCTGGATGCAGCGCACCGCCCAGGACTGGCTGGTGCTGACCGAACTCACCCACCGCAATGCCACCGCCGTGGGCATCGTGATGGCGTTGCAGTTCGGGCCCATGCTGTTGCTGCTGCCCCTTACCGGCATGGCTGCCGACCACCTGGACCGGCGCAAGCTGCTATTCGCCACCCAAGGCATCATGGCAACCCTGGCACTGGGCCTTGGCCTGATCACGGCGCTGGGCCTGGCGCAGCTGTGGATCGTCTATGTGTTCGCCTTTTTGTTGGGCTGCACCACCGCGTTCGATGCGCCGGCGCGCCAGACCTTTGTCGCAGAATTGGTGGGCGATGAGGATCTTTCCAACGCCGTGGCGCTGAACTCCGCCTCGTTCAACGCCGCGCGCATGATCGGCCCGGCGGTGGCCGGCGTGTTGATCAGCGTGATGAGCAGCGGCGGCGTGTTCCTGATCAATGCCGCCACCTTCGCCGCAGTGATCGGCTCGCTGTGCTTGCTGCGCGTTCACGAACTGCACCGCCAGGTACGTGCCGTGCGCACACGGGCCAGTTTCGCCGAAGGGTTTCGCTACGTGTGGCTGCGCCCGGACCTTAAAGCCATCCTGACCATGCTGTTTCTGATTGGCACCTTTGGCCTGAACTTTCCAATTTTTATCTCGACCATGGCGGTAACGGTTTTCCATGCCGGCGCCAGTGAATACGGCTTGCTCACCTCGACCATGGCCGTGGGTTCGGTAATTGGGGCCCTGCTCTCGGCACGCCGCGCCAAGCCGCGCCTGGCGTTGCTATTGGTGGGGGCCAGCGTGTTCGGCGCCGGGCTGACGATCGCGGCGGGGGTACCCAATTATTGGCTGTTCGGCCTGTTGCTGGTGGTGATCGGAATCAGCGCGCAAACCTTCAACACCACCGCCAACGCCGTCGTGCAATTGAGCACAGAGCCTGCCATGCGCGGGCGGGTCATGGCCATCCTGCTGGCGATCGCCATGGGCGGCACGCCGCTGGGCGCGCCGATCGTCGGCTGGGTGGCCGATACCTTCGGCCCGCGCTGGGCCCTGGGCATCGGTGCGGCGGCAGGCTTCGCCGCCACGGCCGTGGGCCTGCGGTACCTGGTGAAGTACCGGCAGTTGAAGGTGTGGCGCGAGGGCTGGCGGCTTCGGTCCAGTATGGCCGAGCCGCCTGACGCCGTACTTACTGCCCGGCTTTGAGGCTGCTGAAGGCCCGCGTTAACGCGCGGTTGAACTCCTTGCCATTGTCGTTTTTGCTGAACAGCGTGGCGCGCACCGACGCGGGCGGGTAGGTGCCCGGGTCATTGCGAATTCCCGGGTCCACCAGTGCGTCGGCAGCACTGATGGCGTTGGCATAGTGGATGGTGTCGGTGATCGGCGCGATCACGTCAGGGCGCATCAAAAAGTCCATCAGCGCAAGGCCGGCCGCCGGGTGCGGGGCATCCTTGGGGATGACCATGGCGTCGAACCAGATCAGCGTGCCTTCCTTGGGAATGCGGTAGTGCAGGCTGAACGGCTTGCCGGCCTGCTGGGCCTGCCCCGCCGCGATGCCGACGTTGCCGTTCCAGGACATGGCCACGCAGGTGTCGCCGTTGGCCAGGTCGTTGATGTTGCGGTCATTGTCGAAATAGCGGATGTAGGGTCGGATTTTCATCAACTGCGCCTGGGCGATTTTCAAGTCCGCCAGGCTTTGCTTGTTGATATCCAGGCCCAGGTAACGCATCACCGCCGCGTACAGTTCGTTGGGGTCGTTGAGCAGGCTGACGCCGCAATCGGCGAATTTGGACACCACGGCCGGGTCGAACAGCATCGCCCAGCTGTCCAGCGGCGCAGCCGGCAAGCGCTTGGTCACGGCCTCCTGCTGGTAGCCAACGCCGGTGGTGCCCCAGCCGTAGATCCCGGCATAACGATTGCCTGGGTCGAACACCGCCATGTGCTGGCGGAACTCCTCGCCGATGCCGGCGAAATGCGGCAACGCGGCCTTGTCCAGCGGCTGGATGGCACCGGCCTCGATCGCGCGGCTCAGGTGCTGGCCGGCGCTGAGCACCAGGTCGTAGCCGCTGCGCCCGGTCAGCAACTTGGTTTCCATGGTTTCCAGGGAATCGAAGTGGTCCTCCACCACCCGGATGCCGGTCTCTGCCTCGAACCGCTTAAGGGTGTCGGGGGCCAGGTATTCGCCCCAGATATACAGGTTGACCGTGGGCGTGTCAGCCGCCGTTGCACTGGCGGCGACCCCCAGCAGCGCTGCGGCGAGCAGCGTGTGCGCCTTCATGCGCGCACCCCGCCGGCGTATTGCGGCATGGTGATGCAGGCGACGTTGCCGCCACCGAGCAAGATCTCGCGGGAGTTCTCGATACCGATGATGCGGTGCTGCGGGAACAATTCGGCCAAGGTGGCCTGCGCTGCCTGATCGTGGCGCCCGCCGAACAGCGGCACCACGATGGCCGAGTTACCGGCGTAGTAGTTGATGTACGAGGCGCAGATCTGGGTGCCGGCTTCGCGCACGTGGGTGCCATCGATATGGTCAAGGCCTGCGGCCTCTTCGGCCGTCCACTCCAGCACATCGGGCTGGGCCAGCTTGTGCACGATCAGTTCGCGGCCACGGCTGTCGCGGGTGCTGCGCAAAATGTCATAGGCCTCCTGGTAGATCTCCCACTGCGGGTCGTCGCGGTTGTCGGTCCATTGCAGTACCACCTCGCCTGGCCGCACGAAGCAGGCCAGGTCGTCGACGTGGCCATCGGTTTCGTCGAACTTGCAGCCGCGCGGCAGCCAGATGATTTGCTCGGCACCCAGGTAGTCGGTGAGCCGGCGAGTCACTTCGTCCTTGCCCAGGTGGGCATTGCGGTTGCGGTTGAGCAGGCACTGCTCGGTGGTCAGGATGCTGCCCTGGCCATCGCTCTGGATACCGCCCAGCTCGGCAATCAAGGGCGCGCGGTAGCGATCCAAATGCTCGATTTCTAGAATCTTCTGGGCGATCTGGTCGTCCTTGTCCCAGGGGTAATAAAGGCCGCCGTCCAGGCCACCGTAGGCGTTGAACTGGAAGTCGACGCCGCGCACCTCGCCGGTGGCGTCATTGACCACGAAGCACGGGCCGCTGTCGCGAAACCAAGTGTCGTTGCAGGTCATTTCCACTACCCGCACGTGGTCGGGCAGCAGGTGGCGGGCGTTGGCGTATTGGGCGGCCGAGGCGCACACCGTGACCGGTTCGCTCTGGGCGATGGCGCTGACGATCTGCACCCACACCTGCTGCGCCGGCTTGCCGCCATTGCGCCACACGTCGGGGCGCTCCGGCCAGCCGAGCCAGCAACGGGTCTTGGTTTCGAATTCGCCGGGCAAGCGAAAACCGTCGGCCTTGGGGGTGGTGAGCAGTGAGCGGGTCATGGCAACGCCTCATGGGGTGGGATGACCGGCAAACTATCACCGCCCACGCGGCGCCTTCCAACGAGCATTTCTAAGGGATAGGTGAGTTAAATTCAGGCAAGCTGCAATTGCCCTTCCAGCCAGTGCAGGAACGCTGCCACGGCGGGCCGCTCCAGGCGCAGGCGCTCACCCACGATAGCGTACTGGCCCAACGCCGTGATGCTGGCGGTGAAGGGGCGTACCAGCCGGCCGTTGGCCAGGTCTTCGGTGGCGGTCAGGTTGTCGCCCATTGCCACGCCCTGCCCTTGCGCCGCCGCTTCCAGGGCCAGGCCGGCGTGGGCGAAATACAGGTGGCGGCTGGCTTGCAAGTGGCCAGCATGGGCGCCCAGCCAACTGGCCCAGGTGGTGCCGTCCTGGTCATCGTGAAGCAGGCCGTGGCCGGCCAGGTCCGCAGGCGCATGCAACGTGCCCTGGTTGAACAGCGCTGGGCTGCACACCGGAAAGAACACCAGCACCGGCAGCGGTTTGACCCAATAGGCACTGCCATCTTCGGGGCCGGCACCGTAGGTGATCGCCAGGTCGATGTCTTCACCCGGTACACGGGCGTCGATGGGTTGTTCGTGCAGGTGCAAGGTGATGTGCGGGCATTGGCTGGTGAAGTCGGCCAGCCGGCGCACCAGCCACTTTTGCGCAAGCTCGGCGGTGACCGCGATGCGCAGCACTGCTTGGGAAGCCGGGTCGCGCAGTTCGTCGCACGCGTCCCCCACCAGCTCGAAGGCCTGTTGCAGGCGCTGCAACAAGCGCAGCGCCGCAGGTGTAGGGCGAACCTGGCGGCCTTCGCGCACGAAAAGCTCGGTGCCCAGTTCGCCTTCCAACTGACGGATCTGGTGGCTGACGGCGCTGTCGGTGACGCACAACTCGGCCGCCGCGCGGCCGAAATGCGCATGGCGGGCGGCGCACTCGAAAGTGCGCAAGGCGGTCAGGGATGGGAGGCGGCGCATCAAGTCAATCCATCAACACAGCGTTATGCCCAAGAGGGCTCAATGCAAGTTCAGCGCCCGACTTTCAGCCACATTCTGCGGCGTCAGTCTCCCGTCACTCTGCCCGAACCGGCGCAATACAAACGTACCCACCGCAGCCAACTCCTTGTCGCTATAGCCCTTGCCGAAGTCCGGCATGCGCTGGTCGGGCCCGGCGGCGCCGTTCAGGTGGCCGCCGAGCAGCACGCCCAGCAGGTTGGTGCCGGCCGGGTCGTTCACCGTCTTCAAGCCCAGCAACGTGGCCACTGGCGTCTGGTTGCCGGTGCCGTCCAGGCGGTGGCACGCCGCACACGAATCGGCAAACAGCTTGCGCCCCAACGCATCGCCCGGCTCTGCCGCCACTTGGCTGACCTCCGGTGTGGGCCGTGGAACGCCTTCGGCCCGTGCCGGTGTACTTTTCAGGTACACGGCGATGGCTTGCAAATCGCCGGGCTCCAGGTAGCGCAGGCTGTGTTCGACCGCATCGGCCATCGGCCCACCGGCCATGCCGTAGCCCGGCGCATAGCCCTTGGACAAGTAGCTGACCAGTGCCTCGTTGGGCCAGGCGCCGATGCCGTATTGCGTGTCGGAGCTGATGTTATAGGCGCGCCAGTTACCCAACAAGCTGCCCGCCAGCGAGCGGCTGCTGCTGACGGCCTGGGCGATGTTGCGAGGGGTGTGGCATTCGCCGCAGTGCCCCGGCCCTTCCACCAGGTAGGCGCCGCGGTTCCATTCGGCCGATTGTTTGGGGTCGGCCTCAAAGCGCTTGTCACCCAGGAACGCCGCGTTCCAGAAGAACATGCCCCAACGCTGGTTGAACGGGAACGAAATGGCATTTTCCGTGGGCGGCTGGTTCACGGGTGCCAAACTGAACAGGTACGCCTTGATCGCCAGGATGTCTTCGCGGGGCATCAGCGTGTACGAGGTGTAGGGGAAAGCCGGGTAGTAATGCTTGCCGTCCTTGCCCACGCCTTTTTGCAGGGCACTGACAAACTCGTCATCGGTCCAATCGCCGATTCCGGTGGCCTTGTCGGGGGTGATGTTGGGCGAATACAAGGTGCCGAACGGCAGCTTGAACGCCAGCCCGCCGGCCAGTTCCTTGCCACCGGCCACGGTGTGGCAGGCCACGCAGTCGGCGGCGCGGGTCAGGTATTGGCCTTTTTGGATCAGGCCTGCGTCATCGGCCTGGGCGTGCAGGCATGCACTGGCCAACGCCAGCACCGCGGCGGTATGGATAGCTTTCATGGCAGCGCTCCTCACAGGGTGTAGTAGCCGGAACGGCTCAAGGGCAAACGACGCACGCGGGTACTGGACGCCGCGTGCAGGGCATTGACCAGGGCTGCAGCCACCGGCACCGCACCGGTTTCACCGACCCCACCAGGGGCTTCCAGGCTGGGCATCAGGTGCACCTCCACAGGCGGCGCGTCGCTCATGCGCAGCTGCCGGTA contains:
- the aguA gene encoding agmatine deiminase, with translation MTRSLLTTPKADGFRLPGEFETKTRCWLGWPERPDVWRNGGKPAQQVWVQIVSAIAQSEPVTVCASAAQYANARHLLPDHVRVVEMTCNDTWFRDSGPCFVVNDATGEVRGVDFQFNAYGGLDGGLYYPWDKDDQIAQKILEIEHLDRYRAPLIAELGGIQSDGQGSILTTEQCLLNRNRNAHLGKDEVTRRLTDYLGAEQIIWLPRGCKFDETDGHVDDLACFVRPGEVVLQWTDNRDDPQWEIYQEAYDILRSTRDSRGRELIVHKLAQPDVLEWTAEEAAGLDHIDGTHVREAGTQICASYINYYAGNSAIVVPLFGGRHDQAAQATLAELFPQHRIIGIENSREILLGGGNVACITMPQYAGGVRA
- a CDS encoding extracellular solute-binding protein, whose amino-acid sequence is MKAHTLLAAALLGVAASATAADTPTVNLYIWGEYLAPDTLKRFEAETGIRVVEDHFDSLETMETKLLTGRSGYDLVLSAGQHLSRAIEAGAIQPLDKAALPHFAGIGEEFRQHMAVFDPGNRYAGIYGWGTTGVGYQQEAVTKRLPAAPLDSWAMLFDPAVVSKFADCGVSLLNDPNELYAAVMRYLGLDINKQSLADLKIAQAQLMKIRPYIRYFDNDRNINDLANGDTCVAMSWNGNVGIAAGQAQQAGKPFSLHYRIPKEGTLIWFDAMVIPKDAPHPAAGLALMDFLMRPDVIAPITDTIHYANAISAADALVDPGIRNDPGTYPPASVRATLFSKNDNGKEFNRALTRAFSSLKAGQ
- a CDS encoding glycine zipper domain-containing protein: MRRSYLAFALSLLLAPPAFADNGSAAVGGGVGGVLGNVVGGQLGGSTGAAVGAGVGGAAGGAVGAKKGNRTSAAVGGGLGAAGGSVLGNSLGGATGSAIGAGVGGAGGGAVGNSLSNGDKHSGGHNRHHNRKQHRD
- the arcD gene encoding arginine-ornithine antiporter; amino-acid sequence: MTTTAEQKLSLGALTAVVVGSMIGGGIFSLPQNVAKSASPGAALIGWAISAVGMLMLAFVFQSLANRKPHLDAGVYAYAKAGFGDYIGFNSAWGYWLSSMLGNVSYFVLIFSALGYFFPVFGEGNTVTAIACASLLVWTLHVLILRGIKQAAFINQLTTVAKIVPLVLFIIIAAMAFSLDIFTEDFWGTLHPEFGSVMSQVRNMMLITVWVFIGIEGANLYSSRASKRSDVGKATVLGFLGVLLLLVMVNVLSMGIMRQAQLAGLPNPSMAYVLEEVVGHWGAVLIIAGLIVSLFGALLVWVLLSAEIMYAAAHDQTMPRFLAKENAKGVPVNALWLSNGTVQVFLIITLFAASTYTSLVYLAASMSLLPYLFSAGYAVLLAARGESYEQLWDQRRKDLVIGLLALIYSVWLVYAGGMVHLLLSALLYTPGVVLFIKARREQGKHVFTSAEKVVFAVLLVATIAAAYGLYAGYLHL
- a CDS encoding MFS transporter → MSRTFRSLNNYNYKLWAIGALVSNIGTWMQRTAQDWLVLTELTHRNATAVGIVMALQFGPMLLLLPLTGMAADHLDRRKLLFATQGIMATLALGLGLITALGLAQLWIVYVFAFLLGCTTAFDAPARQTFVAELVGDEDLSNAVALNSASFNAARMIGPAVAGVLISVMSSGGVFLINAATFAAVIGSLCLLRVHELHRQVRAVRTRASFAEGFRYVWLRPDLKAILTMLFLIGTFGLNFPIFISTMAVTVFHAGASEYGLLTSTMAVGSVIGALLSARRAKPRLALLLVGASVFGAGLTIAAGVPNYWLFGLLLVVIGISAQTFNTTANAVVQLSTEPAMRGRVMAILLAIAMGGTPLGAPIVGWVADTFGPRWALGIGAAAGFAATAVGLRYLVKYRQLKVWREGWRLRSSMAEPPDAVLTARL
- a CDS encoding alpha/beta hydrolase, with the translated sequence MVTAAITLLAWRAYDSEKGPPLASWHTFVPDEMSVTQLNRANWAGWLAAEANAFDQVREHVSADLPEHTPRINRYRSDSPVYPAHFTQDWNRSYELFPDGPPKGVVVLLHGLTDSPYSLRHIAQRYRDLGYLAVGLRLPGHGTVPGALTRVQWQDWLAATRLAVREARLRVPAPAPLHIVGFSTGGALAVKYALDSLADPSLARADQLVLLSPMIGVAGSARFAGIAGWPAILPAFAKAAWLSRLPEFNPFKYNSFPVNAARQSWLLTDVLQRQLSAKGARGLPPILAFQSLADYTVSTPAVINNLFNRLPANGSELVLYDLNRADDYEGLLDEDGALSIEHLLPATPRNYRTTVISNASTHDSTMNIKDTPAQSTHELTQPLGLAYPADIFSLSHIALPFPVTDGLYGQQPSPAEHFGVHLGTLAARGERGVLVVPLDALMRLTANPFYPYQLHRIEAHLPTP
- a CDS encoding LysR substrate-binding domain-containing protein — translated: MRRLPSLTALRTFECAARHAHFGRAAAELCVTDSAVSHQIRQLEGELGTELFVREGRQVRPTPAALRLLQRLQQAFELVGDACDELRDPASQAVLRIAVTAELAQKWLVRRLADFTSQCPHITLHLHEQPIDARVPGEDIDLAITYGAGPEDGSAYWVKPLPVLVFFPVCSPALFNQGTLHAPADLAGHGLLHDDQDGTTWASWLGAHAGHLQASRHLYFAHAGLALEAAAQGQGVAMGDNLTATEDLANGRLVRPFTASITALGQYAIVGERLRLERPAVAAFLHWLEGQLQLA
- a CDS encoding cytochrome c, whose product is MKAIHTAAVLALASACLHAQADDAGLIQKGQYLTRAADCVACHTVAGGKELAGGLAFKLPFGTLYSPNITPDKATGIGDWTDDEFVSALQKGVGKDGKHYYPAFPYTSYTLMPREDILAIKAYLFSLAPVNQPPTENAISFPFNQRWGMFFWNAAFLGDKRFEADPKQSAEWNRGAYLVEGPGHCGECHTPRNIAQAVSSSRSLAGSLLGNWRAYNISSDTQYGIGAWPNEALVSYLSKGYAPGYGMAGGPMADAVEHSLRYLEPGDLQAIAVYLKSTPARAEGVPRPTPEVSQVAAEPGDALGRKLFADSCAACHRLDGTGNQTPVATLLGLKTVNDPAGTNLLGVLLGGHLNGAAGPDQRMPDFGKGYSDKELAAVGTFVLRRFGQSDGRLTPQNVAESRALNLH